The genomic segment TTCTGGTTGTTCTATAGATAGTTCTGTGCGATTTATACAAGAATTAGAAAAAGAATTAAAAGTAGATTTAATGAATAAAATGAATGTTACTTTTAAAGATAACGAGCATGTTAATTTGGTTAGATTATCCGATTTTCAGCAATTTGCGAAAGAAAAGAAAATAACTTCGGAAACCATTGTTTTTAATAATATGGTAAACTCTAAAGAAGATTTTGAAAATAATTGGGAAGTTCCTGCAAAAGAAAGCTGGCACAAACGTTTTCTGGTATAACTATTGTTTATTATATTTA from the Polaribacter cellanae genome contains:
- a CDS encoding ABC transporter ATPase codes for the protein MFTEYKNLPDNSRVWIYQSDREFTADEIAVISEKAKDFINQWTRHGDDLKGSFTIKYNQFLVLAVDESFNNVSGCSIDSSVRFIQELEKELKVDLMNKMNVTFKDNEHVNLVRLSDFQQFAKEKKITSETIVFNNMVNSKEDFENNWEVPAKESWHKRFLV